AAAGTTACCTCCTTCGTCACGATCTGCAGCCAAGAACTCGACTTAAGGACCACCTGAAAGTAAGAGGCAATGCTGCAGCGGATTCGAAGGGCGAATACCGGTCCCAAGCCCAGCCCGGAAGTCAAATCCGGACGAAGCGACGACGGATTATTGCTTCGAAATTAATTCCCGACCGATTACCTGCTGGCTCAGAAGACGATCGGCGAACAATCTCGTTCCCACGATCAAATGATGAGAGGCATTGGCGGGCAGAGCTTTGCCCTGATAGGCGAGCGGCAAGGCGTTTGGTCCGAAGGAAACGTTGGTCGTGGCGACGAGGCCGACGGCGAAGATCAGGGCGAAAGAAGCTTTCCTTAGCATCGCGATCCTGGGTTTTTGTTTAACGTTGTGTAATTCCTCCCGCTAACCGATAGAGTCACGGACTTATGGCGCCGGTTCGGGGAACAAAAAGACGGCAGCGATTACTTACACTCAAGTACAGCTGTTGGGCGACTGAGGACGAGGTCTTTGCCTTTGTATTTATAACCGATTCTCCTCGCGCGGTCTTATCTCCATCTCTGATGTACCGCGGTGCAGACAAAGATAAGGCGCATCGGTGTTTGCATTCCGAAATCTTATCTCGAAATTCCATTCCGATCTTACAGCAGGGGGAACAACGCGCTGTTAACGGAgtcgaggaaaaaaatcgacatcTAATCTCTCGAGTACCCAGAAATCTATCGGCTTATCGATGTAATTGTTTTTCAGGATTTTCACTtgttttcgacaatttttaacCGTGTTACCTTGATCGATGATTGCTCGAACTTTCGACTTGTTGCACAAATCCGTGTTCGTTTCAGGCAGACTCGAGTAAAAATAATGACTTCGTCATCACGATATCATGTAAAGTAACTCGTACGCATCGTTTTCACAATCGTTTACGGTCAAACAATTACGCACTGCATCAGTTACGATTACACCGACATTTCTTCTATGGAATATTGGCCAAGTTTTAGCTTCGTGAACGATCTCACGGTTGATTCGATGATTTCAAACAGCAACCAAAGCTGCCTCGACAACAATTTAATGCTCGAAGTCTTGCAGGGAGCAAAAGCAAACAATCGCGTAATTTATTTCTCAGTAACGCGTTATCTCAATTgtgtcatttgaaaaatttcgggGAATTCCGCTTACAGTCAGCAGTTTCACGACTATTATTAGCTCCCGATTGCCTGCTGCGTTGAATCACGAGTGTTAAATATTTCCAGTTGAATTCCTTATCGCaccatgcatatatatatccgTGACACGAGTGGAAAACAGAACGACTATCACGGTCAGAGATAAGTTTGAGCAACGACTAATAGAACTGTTACCAGCGATACGCGATAGATTAATAAACAAAAGTATagtgaaaaagtttcaacTACACGAGCATGAATTTCTCTCGTCAACTTGGAGAAAGAACGAGAAAATCGGCTTATCGATTAACGACGCGACGCGAACTGGATTCTGGGTCTATTCATTTGGTGAGGAGTTTGACTCGAGTAACGACTCGAAAACGTGGAAGGGAAACTTTCGCGGAAACACGCTGCAGGAATAACGTAGACTCTTAGTTTCCGCTCGTAACGCATAACGTATTACGTGATGAGTATCAAGTTCGGCAAAGTTGGGAGGACGAATTTAATTGCGTAATAGCTGCCTGTAAGAAGGCATGCTATTATCAAAATCCGTATCTCGAATGAGAAGCACGCGGTGCAATCAGCCGACTGACGCAAGCGAATGGGATTGGCAATATCCGAGAATACCTTTACCTTTTATTAAAGTTACCCGTCCAACTTGCTTCCCCGCATCGCAAATCCGGCCCGACGACAGGAAGAGAAAACCTCCGGCAGCCTCGTATCTGTTTCTCGGAGATAACGAACCGCTCCATATTATTTCGACAGATGAATCCCTCCGCACACAGCCGGAATGTACATCTCAGTTGTCGGTATGTCAGCAGGTAGgagtgaattttcatttgcagCTTGAGAAACTCTGAGTGGAAAACGTTGTGTCGGTAAATCACATTAATAGAACTGCGCTTGAAATTTAGACTCTTCGGTCTATTTGTTTGGGAAATCTCACTTCATCAGACCTGAGAACGCGAAACTTTCAAACTCGAAAGAAATTGCTTCGCAGCCGCGAATCTCCCTCGAGAACTGATCGAGGTATCTATTATGAACAAGATCCAGGCAGTGCTTGATTCGTTTCTTGCTTGCGTTACGTGCACGCTGCGCGATGGCAAGTCTCGCAGATTCCCGCAGGATTTTACTTCAAAGGCttcgttattataaaattccatcgaGACGCAGGGCGGAGATATTCAGAAATACCTGTTTCCATCGTAAATCCTCGCGTGATTGATGAATTCGCTGATTACTGCGCAAAAGCAATCGCAGGTAGCTGCATACACGCGAAAAGCTCAACGCGCAAAGCTCCTTATTAGCTCAGGTACCTACCGACATTTCCGCATCGACAAATAAGGGATAATTCCACTCTAGGATTTAGgaaaattcgattatttttatttgaatcttttttttttttggcttaaACAATGTTTTAGGGTCATCCAGTTGGTCTTCtggtgaacaaatttttttaaaaggtTCAATTCTCGATTTGTCACAGTGCTCGTAAAACCTTAAACTCATTTTCCTCGAAAtgacttttttcaaactggGAGTACAGATAACTTGAACACCGTTGCACggatcgatttgaaatttaacgGTAGTTTCACAATTATATTCTCTATGGAAGTGTCCAGccgttatttatttaatgtAAACTTATTTCTTATCAACAATCTACTGCTTATTTTGTGGCcaaaaatcgattcatttctttaaaagtgcacaatttcacaaaatttgatttgaaaaaaccCTCACGCAGTTCCATAGTCAACAGTATATAGGTTACAACATTTTTTGGTTCTTCGTTCCGGGCCTTATACTTTACGAGAAATCCGTCCTCCGGTGAATGAGTTTTAAGGAAAGGCGATTTCCAAGATTGGCTCTGTCGCCGTCATTTTGCATCAAGTGGATGATGATAGTTTTTTTTGTCGTCATCCTTAAATACGCGTCAAACAAACCctcggaaaagaaattctacaCCTTTTTTCATACCCCCAAAATAAATCGTCAAACGggccatttttcagcagttAGAGTGGAGTTATCTCTTAATTCGACCGATGACACGCCGCATCGAGACTTCCAGGTTTCACTCCATCAGGTGCAACGTTGTCTTGTTTATTCAACTGGTATCCCGCTTTTCCAAGCGAACCGTTTCCGGCAGATCGGAGTGTCAATGTTTGTTCGCGTCTACGGTAATCAATCGAACAACCGGTACGATATACCAGCTGAAAATTTCTACATCGCGTCATCCGGTCGAAGAGTTCGTGTGAAACGGGAGTTTATCGCTTCGTTCAAGCTCGATATCGCGAAAACGTgaatttctgaaaagtttcatACAAACGCTGCGAAAGCCCCGCGGGAATCCGTCATTCACAGTCATTTTGAAAGTCAGCAGTATCGGCTGACCATTGTGGAGAGAGAATCTCGATGGGACGCCTGGATGCCGGGATACGAGCGAGGCAGAAGCGTGTTATTATACTTAACGGGGTCCCCGAACGTCTCGGAGGGAAATCCCCTGGGAGCCCAGGTTTCACCCTTGAATTTATAAGGCGAACGGTCCTTCGTCTCACGGCGTTTGCTCAGGGAAACTGGAGCAGCGTTGACGCTCGGTAATATTCCCCCCCTCGTTCCCCGCTCTTCTCATCCTTCCGTTGAATTTGAATCGCCGTGTAGCCGCGGCGTCGACGATACAGGCGACCGTCGACGTTTCGTCTCCGGAGCCGATTGCCCGCAACCCAATTCCCCCCGGGATCCGGAGAGCCTGGTCTGTAAATTCCGGTCCCTCGGGCACGTTTGACGTCGGGAGGGACAGTTGGGCTTCGGCTCTCTATCGTTTCCACGGATAAATCGGGGGAAGCTTGTTCAATGTTCGAATAAATCTCCCGCCGGAGCCGAGTCCCTCCCGGATCAGCGCGTGGTTTCACCCTTGTCAACAACGGCCTTTAGTTTTCATCGCGACGCAGAAAAAGCTGCGTCGCCTTTCGGGCACCGACGCCTCAGAGATCAATCGGCGAGATTACGACGGTCGATGAGAAACGAGACATTTTGCGGCGATTAAAGTTTGAGAACAGGGGCGGGAAGTCAGGGCTTACTTCTGCCTTTGACGTATAATCTCGTTGTAAGGTCCGAGTAAATGCACCTCGCCAAGAATTTTGatccctccctctctccccGGTTATCTCGCCCTTGCGACGAATATCTGACGTCTCCAAGCGCCGGTAGAAAGTGGGATACCGGCAGGTTAATTGCTCGATTACATCGAGGcagtttgaataaattttctcacctACGTTCACGCGAGAACCACGATGCAGGCTATAAGACCGTGCCACTTCGCAGAGACAAAGCGCGGCGCGCGAACTTAAGGAAAATAAACAAGACTGGGGGTGAATGAATAAGGGAGGGTTAATAGGCAAGGAGGTGCAACGAGACGACGAATGGAATACGGAATGGAAGAGGAATTTATTTATCCATGGGAATACATCCCTGGCTGGTgaaattggggaaaaaatgaaaactaaaATTGCGGTTAAAGTAACTTTGAAGAATGAACATATTTCGCGAATGAAACGAATCGGAAGAGGGAAGTCGGTACGACCAAAGCTGCGAAAACAAATGCCGGTAGAAATTAAAGCGTGGCTTGTAATAACTGTCATTAAAAATAACTCGAATCCACTGCAGCGGTGCGGGAGTGAAACGAGATGTACAAACGAGATCTGTGGTTCAAAAGACGCCGTTTATTCCCTCTATTATACGACTCGGCGCTGGGCGAGCAGAATTGAGTTCGTTAAGACGTGATACTGGTGCAGCGGTTGAAACGCGGCGGATTTCCACTCTCGGACTTGGCAGAGTTTCAGGAAAATCTAATACGAAGAAGCCAGAATCCAGGATTCAACGGGGAAAGAAAAGCGGAACGAAATGAGGGGGAGGAAAAATTGGATCGACGACGAAATgaattggaaagaaaaagaccGCTCGTCCGGTTGATCCATTTTCAATGACCAGGTTATTAAGCGGATTAAGGCCTCGTTTCTCCCCGTCGGAAACCGAACGCCGATCTTTTTTCACTGTTTATTGATCACGTCACGCTTTTAGGTCGTATGAAAAGAATAAACGGGTTGGGACGACCGCCGACCGAGGGTCGAAAGAGAGTGAATTGAAGGGCGAGGATAGGCCGAGACGAAAAGTCTTCGCCATTCAGTCTCGGGTGGGATTTACAGCCGCGTAAAGCCCTGGACGAAATACCGCAAGGAGTCTGAAGATTCGCTCCCCGCGACTCGGGTCTCGACACAACAAACGCTGTCGTCTGTTGAAAACGTCGCGGTTGACGCGCGACACGATTTATCAAGATTGATGGTGGATGCGTCTCTTCGAAATGATGAAACCCGAAAGAAAATCGACAGGCTAGAATTGATACGGAGCACGGATAAATATCGGTCCGCGGTCGTCTTTCGATACCCTTGAAAACTTTTCTGATAGATGCCTAATTATCAGTCCGCGGTATCCGGTGaaatatatatggatatatgttttttttttttttcacacagatCCTGAAAAAGGTAGGGAATTTCCTCGGCCTGATGTGGCAACAAAAAGTGCAATTAGGTACCTTTTCAAGTCCTGTCTAGGAATCGGCATCGTTTGGCCGAACGTTGCGTGTCGGTGAGCACTTCGAAGGGCGATCACTGTCGGAATTCGAGCTAATTTATCATTACGTGCCGCGCGAAAATAGCCCCGAAGGGTCGggtaattgaaatgaaaataggtAACAAAAAATGGGGGGGCTACTTTATTCTGCTTATTCGACGTTGGACGCTGCCGGTGTAACTGATCGTGAATTCCCGGCCTCGAGTATTTTCCCCTCTCGTTGTAGAACATGTGTGcaggtacgtacatacatgtacgttTTATCCACTTCGGCTCGCCTCGATTTACCcgtctgacaatgagttgataaattattactcGTAACCAGAATAGAATAGATTCCCCCTTGTTGTTGTTACATACTCCGTTCGTTGAAGCGACTCGATAAacgttgatagaaaaaaaaataaaaaaatcacagcTGCCGTAAAGAATAGAATTTTGGAACGTGTGCCGTGAAAGAGAACGTCTACTTTCATTGTTAGCCAAAAAGCATAGGCGTGAACGattgttgaaaagaaaaagcgtACGAAAAACGTTTCAGACAATTTATGGGGAAAGGCTGCAGATGTATATTTTCAACCCAATTTTTACGTTCTCTTCGTAATGACGCGTGAATTACCTTACAAGAAAACGGAGAAGAGTGATCATTAGAGTCAGATTTCCTGcgtaaaaaaaacttggacGCTGAAAGAGATAAAAGTCGAGAACTCACTCATCGATAACCAACAACGATCATCCAAGTTTTCAGACGCGCTGATCGGTTATCCatatatttttacgatttgtataaacgtgaaaaatatcTCTCGGATATTaacttgctttttttttcttggttcCAAGACGCAAAGAAATCGTTGGATGCCAGACAGTCAGTCCAGACGGTGtctagaaaaatattataattttcaccgTGAAAGACTGCTGCGTACCAACCACTTTCCGCGGATTAGATCACATCGGTATATAAAGGTATACAAGTCGGTTCGTCAGGTCAAACGGGACgcgtttttctctttccttgcTAAGAATCGATTGACGCAAACAGGCGTCGAACAaataaggagaaaaaagtaaagcaggtgagagaaagagagatagagagacagagaaagagagagagagagagagagagacaagaaaagaaaagaaataattggaGAAAGAAAACGGGACAAATTTCCAAAGACTTTTGTACCCGCACGGCCAAAACTTTTCCGAAAGTGTAACAAAAGCTCGGGTAACGAGTAGTAGAGGATACATCTGTAAGCGCGAAGAGAAAACGCTGCACCCTCGCAGGTTTTATTGGCAAAAGTTGTACTCGTCTCGACTCGTTTATTATTTGACAGTATAATGGCAAAAGGGTCATTTCGCAAGGGCGGGCGAGTCGCTCCTTCATAAATAATCGAGGCAAATGGCTTTGGGGCCTGGGTAGAAGAGACGCCGCGACAGGTTCTCCAAGTTCGAGTCCCCGGGGGTGAAGCCTGGAAGAACCCGACTCCATTCTCTTCTGCCCTGGGAGAGAAACGTGCCGTCTTGTCGTCGCTGTAGCTTCTGATATTCCCTCGGCCCCTCGGCCTGACCCTTCGAATCATCCCCTCGCTTCCAAAACCGTATCGCCGTCGAGTTTCCGCGAGCTTATGAAGCCTCCTCGTTAGTCACTCCCCATTCTGTACATCGAAAAACGATAAAGTAAGAACCCGACCGCGCGCGGCGCGAACCTCTAAGAGCCGAAAGCGTTAGCGAAGAAACCACTCGATTTCTCGAGGCGCCGCCGCGCGAATTGCGCGGATGAAACTCGACACGGAAATGCTTTTCACTATTCCGCAAGCCGCGACGACGGGGGACACCGAACGAGAAGAATAAACAGGGCCTGGCGTAACAGAGGCTGCGATTTTTCAGTCGAGCTACGTTAAAATCTCATCGAATGTCTCGCGTCCGCCGGACCGCGATCGGACATCGCCGTTTATACGCCCGTTCGCGTccataaattttggaaattaaacGTCACGCGTTGCACCGCAGCGTCACGTCTAGCGTACAGGTACAATTACCCGGTGTATACGTGTAGAAACGATGAAGATTTCACTGGGGGATGACGAATGATCCTCAGAGTCGGACGCTGACGTTGTCGTAACGAAGGTATGCCGGATCGCAATTTCATTGCTTGTTCCCACCCCGTGCCCGCGTCGCCGTTTTGCCACGACACGATATGGCCGCCATGGTTCGAATATTTCACCCTGGGATGACCGCGTTAATTATTCCGAGTGATGCGCATCCCCTCTCGCCCtttctccatctctctctttctcggaTGGAAAACGAACAgggaattataataattttgacaGAAAGTTCGGGGGCTGAGTTTGAATAAACTCGCGTGTAGATAATATTGTAATAAGGCTAACACCGCATGCATATAAATCAGATTCGTACTTTACATTCCCGTTTCAAGCAGCTTATATTCATACGCGAACACTAAACACGCTTTCATTTCTTCGCTGGTACAGTTTTCCAATTCCCTTCCAAACTTTTCTTGCTACGTCCCTTCCCGAGGTGCGTACGCATACACGCGTTGTATGTTATAAAATGCAAGGATCCATTTCGAAGTCGTAGAGGTACGGCATTAGTCACGGACATATGCAAAGGTGAGCGTGCGGAGAAACGATTTCAATCtcgttgaaaagaaaagtgtAATTTGTCAGTGTCCGCCGAAACTTTTCCATGCCTTGCACCATACAACGCTGATTCTCGTCCGGGCGTCTCGTTCCCTCCAATATCTTCCGCCTTATTTCTACACTCTCTTTTCCCCTTCACCTTATCTCGTCGATTATAACAGCTCCGAGTATCGGGGATGTGGCTGCGGTACAATTTCgtttcaaagaaattctcgCTCCCTCGAAGGAGAGAAGGAGGACCGGAAAAATGTAGGGAAAATGTTGGGAGAAAGCAGCGTTATCTCGTACAGATATTGCCGGCTTCGCCTCCGACCGATGCACGTCTTGAATTCATAAAGCCTTAGCTTTTCTAGTGTTCGGTTCAACGTACGGCTGACCGTAGTTTTGCTGGTACCATCTGGAAAACTTGACTGATTTCTACTTTTACCATTAACATGTCCTCTCGAATCTTCTTTCTCGGTTTTCTGAATAAGGTATTTGCTATGCACAATTATTCCATCGCAAAGAAAGTTGAGAACAGatgaataatacaaaattatcGACCAGTCCCGACAAATACACCGAATTCTAGTTTTTGCTTTTTCGGAATCTATTCCCGTCAGAGAAAGAGCAGAGTTCCGTCTTTTCCCTTGCTTGTcgtagtaaaaaattgaatcctgATCACTCGAGACTCCGCTCCCcgaggtaaaaaaatatttcaacggcTGGACGAGAAACCGCGATGTCAGTTCTACGTAACAGACACCGAAAACTTTCACGATTTACTTCGGTGTTTATCCAACGTCCACGTTACAGGGATGGTTAGACAATACCTACGAAGATTTGAGATACGCGAGTAATTCTCGATACATAACATGAAACGATAACAACGatatcaataaatttataacttGTATACAAGTTCGACTTTTGAAAAGCAATTCAGACGATATCAAAGTTTTTGGCTCCGTTTCCTAACAACGATTGCTTTTGTATTGAATTGAAAGTTTGCATCGTTGGTAAAATTGGGGGCATAACTTTcctaaaaaattaaagaacatCGCCGTACCCAAGAAAGTAGTCACAAATTATCTGTCTATCTCCGTGGCTATTCTCGAAGGCGTTGCACTCCGTGTGCTTTGAACAAATGCGGAGGTATGAAAAACCGTGAACCGTATTTCAAGATTCCTCGCGAGTTCAGGAAGATCGCGGAAGCAATTCTTCGCCGGCGATTTCGACAGAGTCGTGTAACGAGAAAACGAGGATCTGTTTTCcttgaaattttccaaagCCGATACGACGTCTTGTTCACCGTGTCGGATGGCGGCAGGTTTGCCTCTTTCGAAGTCGTTAGTTTCTCTTCTCCGATTCTTGCCTCGTTGAGGAAAATTGCCACGTTTATGCATTCCGTTCAATTGCTGAGTTCAGATTGGATCTCTGTCGAGCTTCGAGCAATAAGTTTTGTAAGTCGCCACTCCGAGAGTGAATCATTACACGTCGAAGGAAATTGGAGAGTTGAAAATCGACCTTTTGTCCTCAATTTTATCACGAAGAGTATAtcgagtatttatcaaatttatattcgCAAGCcgtagaagaaaagaaaaccgtTGTAATAAAATCGTAAAACACTGTTTTTTGAACAGAATAAATTATCGTCGAATGAAATAAgacgaaatttcatttcaaagcGAACCAAAATATCAAACCAATGTCCAAGCTCCTGTTCGTAATTCAATTTCCGCTTCGTGCTGACAATAACGTCCATCCCGTATCAAAGTGACCAATAAATGTCGATTCTTAACAAATCAAAATCCCTCAAACGCGTCTATTCAACCGATCCCTGATCATCGATCGGTCCGCAGCCACGAAATCCTAAATACGTATTCGAATCCTTGAGTTTTCTCACCATTTAAGAGCACCCGCAGTTCCGTCAGCGTCTCGTTCGGAGCGCGAATACGCTAAATTATTCCGACGAGTGGGTTTTTCGATGACGGCTCTAGCTTTTATACATCAGCTGAGCGATCAATCGAGGGCCGATCCCTGTTACATGGGACGAGAAACGAGAACGAACCCCCAGATTACACCTAACGCTGAGGTGTAATTACCGCCTTCCTAAGTCGGTGGAGCTCACGCGATATCCTCGACACCGCGGACTTGACATGTGACGGGAATCCCTGGTCAGTCGGGTCAGGACTCTGCAGTTGCTCCTCTGGTTCTaagaatgattaaaaataatccatCAATTTTCCCCACagtcggtttttgtttttcacaccCGTGAACGACGCGATACGATATCAATTTATCGATCATTGTCTTAATCGATAAGTTCCTATTTGATACAATACGCGACAGacaaatcaatattttcacctgatattgaaaaatatttcgaatggaACTGTAAGTTATCAAGAAACTTATCCGccatactgaaatttacgaaatttttgtttccacAACGCACCGTCTCATAAAAAACACATTTAATCGAgtcaagtttgattattttttttgagcctgattaatcgatgcatcgattagtTTTAGCCTAGTGGCCGTTGCTATTCGGATGATCCGTACAAGGCGCGTCATCTCTTCGCTGGGTTAGTTTTTTTGTTCCTAACTTAAAAGAGGAGGGAAAACAATTTCGCTTCTCAGATTCGCCAGGAGTCCAATATTACCTATAAGcggataaatttatttcaaatctaAATCGAAAAGTTCCCGTAAttggttttcaaatttcttctttcatctGTTTCGTAATCAACGGTTGAAATGAAATACCGGGTTTTATCTCGTTCGGTTAGAGACGGGGAATTCTTGTCTTTCTTCGGGCGAATCGCTTTGgaataattcaattacaattggGTGAGAATTTCAAGGCGATGTCGCCTTCCTCGAAGAAACAGAGaccaaaaatgcgaaattagGGTGTGCGTTATCTGCATAGACTGGGGTAGGTGCTTGAAAACACATATTTTCACAACGAAACGTACGCGGCGAGAAATTTCTCGCAAGCTAGTGAAAATGTGCGTCGGATAAGTTTCCGGATAAGTTAagaggaaaatttttgcaattcatAAAAGTAGATATTTCTGGATCATCTCGCGTCGTGAAAAATGCTCACCGCCAATACCTTGGTCGAATCGACGACGGGATATTGAAATTCCTACCTCATCAGTCGGTCAAAGGAATTCATCAACAGTCGAGTAGGCGATGTATTCAAATTGGGCCTGTGAGAAAGGGGGTCTTTTGCGAACATAATGTTATACCTATAAGGCATATCATATCAGGCACATTACAGGTTATATTCTCTCTGTCGAAGCGTGAGCAATTACCTGGGTTATTCATAAAAGGCGGCGAGTCGGAAATCAAAGAGAgcaaaaggagaaaaatatttctcgatttcaatttcactcgtttctttattttctacctACCTCCCTTTCCCCTCGGCGAGAGATACAGAGAAGCCCTGGGTGCGAATTTCGAGCTTGGTAGCGTGTCGTATAAGCCGGAGAGCGGAAGGAGCGGGTCCATAAAATCCAGTAAGAAAGCCTAAGCCCCGGGGGCCGCGTTTATCTTTTCACTTTACACTTCTTGCTTTATAAGCTTGTttaaatttccgaaaatttacCCGGCCTCGGTCGCGATTCGCCCCCCGGCAAGATTGAAATTCCCAATTTCAAGCTGCCTGCAGTTTTCCAAACACGTACGGCTCCCGAATGTTGAATCCTCGGCTTCCCAAGTGCGAACGGATTACTTATACGGAGAGCCTTGCAGTAATATATCTGCTCTCACGGGCGTTATTCGGGATCCGACCGCTGTCCCGCCGCATTCGTCCGACCGGAAATAATACAGGACTAGGGAGCAACAGTCACTCCGACCGAATAAACACATTTATCCTAATTTGTAATTCCCGGATCGACCAGCGGCCcttatttttcatccctgTCCTTTGTTTCTTCGTCGCCTTTTCTCCGTCGGAAAAATATCAAGGAAAATTCTATAAAGGTGGAAAAAGGGGTCCGTCCGAATTTTATCCGCCATCGTCTTCCGCCCTTTGAATTCGtacgaataaaattcaaaggCATTGAAACGTTTCACTTTCTTCATCCCCCTTCGTTTACCGGGCCAGTTTAATAGGCACTCAACTC
The sequence above is drawn from the Neodiprion pinetum isolate iyNeoPine1 chromosome 2, iyNeoPine1.2, whole genome shotgun sequence genome and encodes:
- the LOC124212041 gene encoding probable salivary secreted peptide, coding for MLRKASFALIFAVGLVATTNVSFGPNALPLAYQGKALPANASHHLIVGTRLFADRLLSQQVVLKSSSWLQIVTKEVTFHTLNRENITQVKALDQKTNGNGAYASITYGGPGNRNVTLRFKSQRGHGINFFVEIYGR